The proteins below come from a single Pleuronectes platessa chromosome 3, fPlePla1.1, whole genome shotgun sequence genomic window:
- the LOC128436845 gene encoding histone-lysine N-methyltransferase, H3 lysine-79 specific — protein sequence MQQPDVVVSLRIELLRANKQIMALKYGTESLRERMWQLENQLKDRDAVIKMAVEKEKEKEKEKEKEVEKETEKEKQKQKEIQALKEKVEQLENQLKDKDDVIKMAVEKEKETETETEKEKEKEIQALKEKIEQQENQLKDKDKDEVIKKEVKKRRARLGAYLDCLAELTDCQAKVNIMEAGLHQEPPQPNTSCSSEVEVEKEKEKEKEKEEEKEKENEIQALKVQVEQLQHQLIDKDGVIEKEVKKRRARLRAYLDCLAELSDCQARANIMEASLHQEPAPGA from the coding sequence ATGCAGCAACCAGATGTTGTGGTGAGCCTCAGGATCGAACTCCTCCGAGCCAACAAGCAGATCATGGCTCTTAAATATGGAACCGAGTCTCTGAGGGAGAGGATGTGGCAGCTGGAGAACcagcttaaagacagagatgctgtcataaagatggcggtggagaaggagaaggagaaagagaaggagaaggagaaggaggtggagaaggagacagagaaggagaagcagaagcagaaggagatccaggctctgaaggagaaggtggagcagctggaaaaccaactgaaagacaaagatgatgtgataaagatggcggtggagaaggagaaggagacggagacggagacggagaaggagaaggagaaggagatccaggccctgaaggagaagattgagcagcaggaaaaccagctgaaagacaaagacaaagatgaaGTAATAaagaaggaggtcaagaaacggcgtGCTCGCCTTGGGGCCTATCTTGACTGTctggctgagctcactgactgtcaggccaaggtaaACATTATGGAAGCaggtctgcaccaggagccaccccagccTAATACAagctgtagcagtgaggtggaggttgagaaggagaaggagaaggagaaagagaaagaggaagagaaggagaaggaaaatgagatccaggccctgaaggTGCAGGTGGAGCAACTGCAACACCAGTTAATTGACAAAGACGGTGTCATAgagaaggaggtcaagaaacggcgtgctcgcctcagggcctatcttgactgcttggctgagctcagTGACTGTCAGGCGAGGGCTAACATTATGGAggcaagtctgcaccaggagcctgcaccaggagcctga